In Vicinamibacteria bacterium, a single window of DNA contains:
- a CDS encoding FmdB family zinc ribbon protein, with protein sequence MIPPVPLFEYKCPRCGRFEILQKYTDPSLMACPTCGKEVHRLLSAPAIQFKGTGWYITDYARKSSGGDGAEGSPSSSSKEAKDTKSAPEAKGSKDTSSSSPASTTSKDGSASGSSPSK encoded by the coding sequence GTGATTCCGCCCGTGCCTCTTTTCGAGTACAAGTGCCCCCGGTGCGGGCGATTCGAGATCCTCCAGAAGTACACGGATCCGTCTCTCATGGCTTGCCCGACCTGCGGCAAGGAAGTCCACCGGCTGCTCTCCGCCCCCGCGATTCAGTTCAAGGGCACTGGGTGGTATATCACCGACTACGCCCGCAAGTCCTCGGGCGGGGATGGCGCCGAGGGCTCGCCTTCATCCAGCTCCAAGGAAGCCAAAGACACGAAGTCAGCTCCGGAAGCCAAAGGCTCCAAGGACACGTCGTCCAGCTCTCCTGCATCAACCACATCCAAAGACGGCTCTGCCAGTGGCAGCAGCCCCTC
- a CDS encoding dual specificity protein phosphatase, producing MILSPDRLSFDRITERVWLGSRVASLDDYHRLRAQGVRACVDMKREGADPWSFEAFLWLPTPDHEPPSQLHLRLGMAFLRECEGADLPVFVACLMGVGRSSCLVLAHLLAGRFRGAGPQEALDFLSARRPLVNPNPRQIQAAVEAAASYPAS from the coding sequence GTGATCCTCTCGCCTGACCGGCTCAGCTTCGACCGCATCACGGAGAGGGTCTGGCTGGGGTCGCGGGTAGCTTCCCTCGACGACTACCACCGCCTGCGCGCCCAAGGGGTCCGGGCCTGCGTGGACATGAAGCGCGAGGGGGCCGATCCCTGGAGCTTCGAGGCCTTCTTGTGGCTGCCCACCCCCGACCACGAGCCCCCCAGCCAGCTCCACCTGCGCCTGGGGATGGCCTTCCTGCGCGAGTGCGAGGGGGCGGACCTGCCCGTCTTCGTGGCCTGCCTCATGGGGGTAGGCCGCTCCTCCTGCCTCGTTCTCGCCCACCTCTTGGCCGGGCGCTTCCGGGGGGCGGGGCCCCAGGAGGCCCTGGACTTCCTCTCCGCGCGCCGCCCCCTCGTCAATCCCAACCCCCGGCAGATCCAGGCCGCGGTGGAAGCGGCCGCGAGCTACCCGGCGTCCTGA
- a CDS encoding arginase family protein: MPAAKIAVVGVPTAAGARGPGPSEAPRRLREAGLLEALRGAGPGVVNLSDLSLFPFREDPEHPRSRNAPVATCAAQAAADEMTRALAEGFTLVLGGDCTIVTGTVAGARRYLGQAVGLVFLDADADLNTPDTTPSGFLNGMALAHALGEGVAELVAAGGPPPAVAPEHVSLVGFRALDPGERAGLGDLGLALPAAAARTMGMKATAALAIDGVENGDGPILVHLDVDLLDPAVMPAKEPLTGGVGLSWEEASDLVTALLASPRVVALEVCEYNPGRDPGDACARKLVDLLARAVTRRFRA, translated from the coding sequence ATGCCCGCCGCCAAGATCGCCGTTGTCGGCGTTCCCACCGCGGCCGGCGCGCGGGGCCCGGGCCCGAGCGAAGCCCCCCGGCGCCTGCGCGAGGCCGGCCTCCTGGAGGCGCTGCGCGGCGCGGGACCCGGGGTCGTGAACCTCTCCGACCTCTCGCTCTTCCCCTTCCGGGAGGACCCCGAGCACCCGCGGTCCCGCAACGCCCCCGTGGCTACGTGCGCGGCCCAGGCCGCCGCCGACGAGATGACGCGCGCCCTCGCCGAGGGCTTCACCCTCGTGCTTGGCGGAGACTGCACGATCGTGACGGGGACGGTGGCGGGAGCTCGGCGGTACCTTGGCCAGGCGGTGGGCCTTGTCTTCCTCGATGCCGACGCCGACCTCAACACGCCGGACACGACGCCCTCCGGGTTCCTGAACGGCATGGCCCTGGCCCACGCCCTCGGCGAGGGGGTGGCCGAGCTCGTGGCCGCGGGCGGACCGCCCCCCGCGGTGGCCCCCGAGCACGTCTCGCTTGTGGGCTTCCGGGCCCTGGATCCCGGCGAGCGGGCGGGGCTCGGGGATCTGGGCCTGGCCCTGCCCGCGGCCGCAGCCCGCACGATGGGCATGAAGGCCACGGCCGCCCTCGCCATCGACGGCGTCGAGAACGGCGACGGCCCCATCCTCGTCCACCTGGACGTGGACCTGCTGGACCCGGCCGTGATGCCGGCCAAGGAGCCCCTGACGGGAGGGGTGGGGCTTTCCTGGGAGGAGGCCTCCGATCTCGTGACCGCCCTCCTGGCCTCGCCGCGGGTGGTGGCCCTCGAGGTCTGCGAATACAACCCCGGCCGGGACCCCGGGGATGCGTGCGCACGAAAGCTGGTCGACCTCCTGGCTCGGGCGGTGACCCGCCGCTTCCGCGCGTGA
- a CDS encoding leucyl aminopeptidase: MNIKLSFGPVTQTSVDLLAVVLDEEKTLHQIDDPALAAHVARAGAAFRDKTLKREYFVTFPEGESPRALVVYWSPQLKSWNLWENVKTFTARALRLARDYRHPRIGLVLNTQEAAPLVGKAVEGAVLGAYTFDRYKQEKDDFLAKDAQLTIVVHPEHQADAEARKARYAWVSENVNQCRDIINEPAAVVTPEFLADRAGEIAKELDLEIEILDPAGLKARGYQGLLRVGQGSAHPPHMVILRHVPRKGTKETVALVGKGITFDTGGISLKPGDHMWEMKGDMAGAAAVLYALRSLGRLKPDLKVVGILCCAENMPDANAQRPGDIFTAKNGKSVMVDNTDAEGRLVLTDGLARAGEERATHVLDIATLTGAVVRALGPSVAGIMGTDRELVRRVARSGEHQGEAFWELPLVEEYAESLKTPFADINNIAAGGLAGAITAGLFLKEFVPAGVAWAHLDIAGPMFRDKDWKYYESGAIGFGVKTLVDLCERFRDPLA, from the coding sequence ATGAACATCAAGCTGTCCTTCGGCCCCGTGACCCAGACCTCCGTCGACCTCCTGGCCGTCGTTCTGGACGAGGAAAAGACCCTCCACCAGATCGACGACCCCGCCTTGGCCGCGCACGTGGCCAGGGCCGGCGCCGCCTTCCGGGACAAGACGCTCAAGCGCGAATACTTCGTCACCTTCCCGGAGGGCGAGAGCCCGCGGGCCCTGGTGGTGTATTGGAGCCCCCAGCTCAAGAGCTGGAACCTCTGGGAGAACGTCAAGACCTTCACCGCCCGGGCCCTGCGCCTGGCCCGCGACTACCGTCACCCGCGGATCGGCCTCGTCCTCAACACTCAGGAGGCCGCGCCCCTCGTGGGCAAGGCGGTGGAAGGGGCGGTCCTCGGAGCCTACACCTTCGATCGCTACAAGCAGGAGAAGGACGACTTCCTGGCCAAGGACGCCCAGCTCACGATCGTGGTGCACCCGGAACACCAGGCCGACGCCGAGGCCCGCAAGGCCCGCTATGCCTGGGTCTCCGAGAACGTGAACCAGTGCCGCGACATCATCAACGAGCCGGCCGCGGTCGTCACCCCCGAATTCCTGGCCGACCGCGCGGGGGAGATCGCGAAGGAGCTGGACCTGGAGATCGAGATCCTGGACCCCGCCGGCCTCAAGGCGCGGGGATACCAGGGTCTTCTCCGGGTGGGCCAGGGCAGCGCCCATCCCCCCCACATGGTCATCCTCCGCCACGTCCCGCGCAAGGGCACGAAGGAGACGGTGGCCCTGGTGGGCAAGGGGATCACCTTCGACACCGGGGGCATCAGCCTGAAGCCGGGCGACCACATGTGGGAGATGAAGGGGGACATGGCGGGGGCGGCGGCGGTTCTCTACGCCCTGCGTTCGCTGGGGCGCTTGAAGCCGGACCTCAAGGTGGTGGGCATCCTCTGCTGCGCGGAGAACATGCCCGATGCCAACGCCCAGCGTCCAGGCGACATCTTCACGGCCAAGAACGGCAAGTCGGTGATGGTCGACAACACCGACGCCGAGGGCCGCCTGGTCTTGACCGACGGCCTGGCCCGGGCGGGGGAGGAGAGAGCCACCCACGTCCTGGACATCGCCACCCTCACGGGGGCGGTCGTGCGGGCCCTGGGGCCGAGCGTGGCCGGGATCATGGGCACGGATCGGGAGCTCGTCCGGCGCGTGGCCCGGTCGGGGGAACACCAAGGGGAGGCCTTCTGGGAGCTGCCCCTGGTGGAGGAGTACGCGGAATCGCTCAAGACACCCTTCGCCGACATCAACAACATCGCGGCCGGGGGACTGGCCGGCGCCATCACCGCCGGGCTCTTCCTGAAAGAGTTCGTGCCCGCGGGGGTGGCCTGGGCCCACCTCGACATCGCGGGCCCGATGTTCCGCGACAAGGATTGGAAGTATTACGAGTCGGGGGCGATCGGCTTCGGGGTCAAGACCCTGGTCGATCTCTGCGAGCGCTTCCGTGATCCTCTCGCCTGA
- the polA gene encoding DNA polymerase I, protein MPGARTLYLVDGSAQFHRAYHAIRGLATTRGLPTGAVYGFTTMLRKLYQDEKPEYVAISFDLAGPTFRHEVYKEYKAHRPKMDDDLAVQIPFVRRVCEAFRLPVIEVAGFEADDVIATLARQGVAAGHDVVVVSGDKDLLQLVSDRVRVLNPGREGLGATLYDRKAVEEKFGVPPERVVDMLALVGDAVDNIPGVPGIGDKGARDLVREFGPVEAVLENADRVKRAAYREGLKAHREDALLSKRLATLRTDAPVVLDLAAFARREPDGAAAHALFTELEFQALAREFAPPVAAAATEHQILTRLEEVDALLQEVRGEGQVSIGLVATNHEPMRARLLGVALAVRPGRAAYIPLGHSRLEAPNPLGVEETFARLSPLLGAPHVRKLSAHAKRDLILLARHGVEGRGFDFDALVASYLLNPGRRAYALDDLALEFLGERRGSGSEGVTGDEASVGQTAHAAGDDAELVLRLAPAVTARLEQEGLLPVYQSMELPLVEVLADMERAGVRVDAPLLAGMSREMEQQLATLTREIHVLAKGEFNINSPVQLREVLFDRLGLKSGKKTAKTRAASTAEDVLEELAILHELPRKILDYRGIQKLKSTYIDALPGLINTQTGRIHASFNQTVAATGRISSSDPNLQNIPIRTPEGRRIREAFVAEPGYELLSADYSQIELRILAHLSKDQTLIDTFRRGEDVHDRTSREVFGAFSPVSPEEQRRRSKMINYALLYGKGAFSLAKDIGTSKKEAEGFIEAYFNRYPSVREFINDTIARARETGTVRTLLGRLRRLPDLRAKNFQVRMEAERQAMNTPVQGSAADLIKKAMIDLQHELKKRGMASRLILQIHDELLLEVPEKEAEEALVLVRNVMEGALSLEVPLVVDARRGRNWAEVH, encoded by the coding sequence ATGCCCGGCGCTCGCACCCTCTATCTGGTGGACGGCAGCGCGCAGTTCCACCGCGCCTACCACGCCATCCGCGGCCTGGCTACGACCCGGGGGCTGCCCACGGGCGCCGTCTACGGCTTCACCACCATGCTGCGCAAGCTGTATCAGGACGAGAAGCCGGAGTACGTCGCCATCAGCTTCGACCTCGCGGGGCCCACCTTCCGGCACGAGGTCTACAAGGAGTACAAGGCCCACCGGCCGAAGATGGACGACGACCTCGCCGTCCAGATCCCGTTCGTGCGCCGGGTCTGCGAGGCCTTCCGGCTGCCCGTCATCGAGGTCGCCGGCTTCGAGGCCGACGACGTGATCGCGACCCTGGCCCGCCAGGGGGTGGCCGCGGGCCACGACGTGGTCGTGGTGTCCGGGGACAAGGACCTGCTGCAGCTCGTCAGCGACCGCGTGCGGGTTCTGAACCCGGGCCGGGAGGGCCTGGGGGCCACGCTCTATGACCGCAAGGCGGTGGAGGAGAAGTTCGGGGTGCCCCCGGAGCGGGTGGTGGACATGCTGGCCCTAGTGGGGGACGCCGTGGACAACATCCCGGGGGTGCCCGGGATCGGGGACAAGGGGGCGCGCGACCTGGTGCGCGAATTCGGTCCCGTGGAGGCCGTGCTCGAGAACGCGGATCGAGTGAAGCGCGCGGCCTACCGTGAAGGGCTGAAGGCGCACCGCGAGGACGCCCTCCTCTCCAAGCGGCTAGCCACCCTCCGCACGGATGCTCCCGTCGTCCTCGACCTGGCCGCCTTCGCGCGGCGGGAGCCGGACGGGGCGGCCGCCCACGCGCTCTTCACCGAGCTCGAGTTCCAGGCCTTGGCCCGGGAGTTCGCGCCCCCCGTGGCGGCGGCCGCCACCGAGCACCAGATCCTGACCCGGCTGGAGGAGGTGGACGCGCTCCTGCAGGAAGTGCGGGGAGAGGGCCAGGTCTCCATCGGCCTCGTGGCCACGAACCACGAGCCCATGCGGGCCCGCCTCCTGGGGGTGGCCCTGGCCGTGCGGCCGGGCCGTGCGGCCTACATCCCCCTCGGCCATTCTCGCCTCGAGGCGCCAAACCCGCTCGGGGTCGAGGAGACGTTCGCCCGCCTGAGTCCCCTCCTCGGCGCCCCCCACGTCCGCAAGCTGAGCGCCCACGCCAAGCGCGACCTCATCCTCCTCGCGCGCCACGGCGTGGAGGGCCGCGGGTTCGACTTCGACGCCCTGGTGGCCTCCTACCTCCTCAACCCCGGGCGGCGCGCCTACGCTCTCGACGACCTCGCCCTCGAGTTCCTGGGGGAGCGCCGGGGCTCGGGGAGCGAGGGGGTGACGGGCGACGAGGCCTCGGTCGGCCAGACCGCGCACGCCGCGGGGGACGACGCCGAGCTCGTCCTGCGCCTGGCCCCCGCCGTGACCGCCCGCCTCGAGCAGGAGGGCCTCCTCCCCGTCTACCAGAGCATGGAGCTTCCCCTGGTGGAGGTGCTGGCGGACATGGAGCGAGCGGGGGTCAGGGTGGACGCCCCGCTTCTGGCGGGCATGAGTCGGGAGATGGAGCAGCAGCTGGCCACCCTCACCCGCGAGATCCACGTCCTCGCCAAGGGAGAGTTCAACATCAACTCCCCCGTGCAGCTCCGTGAGGTTCTCTTCGACCGCCTGGGCCTCAAGAGCGGGAAGAAAACCGCCAAGACCCGGGCCGCCTCGACCGCGGAGGACGTGCTGGAAGAGCTGGCCATCCTCCACGAGCTGCCCCGGAAGATCCTCGACTACCGCGGGATCCAAAAGCTCAAGTCCACCTATATCGACGCGCTGCCCGGGCTGATCAACACCCAGACGGGTCGCATCCACGCCTCCTTCAACCAGACCGTGGCCGCCACGGGGAGGATCTCCTCCTCCGATCCCAACCTGCAGAACATCCCCATCCGCACGCCGGAGGGGCGGCGGATCCGCGAGGCCTTCGTGGCGGAACCGGGGTACGAGCTGCTCTCCGCCGACTACAGCCAGATCGAGCTCCGCATCCTCGCCCATCTCTCCAAGGATCAGACGCTCATCGATACCTTCCGGCGCGGAGAGGACGTCCACGACCGCACGTCCCGCGAGGTCTTCGGGGCTTTCTCCCCCGTCTCCCCCGAGGAGCAGCGACGCCGCTCGAAAATGATCAATTACGCCCTGCTCTACGGAAAGGGGGCCTTCTCCCTGGCCAAGGACATCGGGACCTCGAAGAAGGAGGCCGAGGGGTTCATCGAGGCCTACTTCAACCGTTACCCCTCTGTCCGCGAGTTCATCAACGACACCATCGCCCGCGCCCGGGAAACGGGGACCGTGCGCACCCTCTTGGGCCGTCTGCGGCGGCTGCCCGACCTCCGGGCCAAGAATTTCCAGGTCCGGATGGAGGCCGAGCGGCAGGCCATGAACACCCCCGTCCAGGGCTCCGCCGCCGATCTCATCAAGAAGGCCATGATCGACCTCCAGCATGAGTTGAAGAAGCGCGGCATGGCATCCCGCCTGATCTTGCAGATACACGACGAGTTGCTGCTGGAGGTTCCGGAGAAGGAGGCGGAGGAGGCGCTGGTCCTCGTCCGGAATGTCATGGAAGGGGCCTTGTCCCTGGAGGTGCCCCTGGTGGTGGACGCCCGCCGGGGCCGGAACTGGGCCGAGGTCCACTAG